TATCACCAGCGCACTCGAGGCCGGAGGTTCCAGCTGGCTGGATTACTTCCACCTGATTGCCGGTGAAGTCGCGTTGGTACACGCTGTGGTGGGTGTCTTCATGCCATTGATCATGGTCATGGTCATGGTGCGCTTCTTCGGTGCCAACCGTTCCTGGAAGGAAGGCCTGTCGATTGCTCCCTTTGCCATCTTTGCCGGCGTTGCCTTCGTGGTGCCCTACGCTCTGGCAGGAGTATTTCTCGGCCCCGAGTTCCCATCGATGATCGGCGCCATGGTGGGACTGGCGATCGTTGTCCCTGCCGCCCGTCGTGGTTTCCTGATACCGACCGAGAACTGGGACTTTCCCGACAGCAAGCAATGGCCGGATCACTGGATCGGCAAGCTGAGTATCAAGACCGATGAAGTCGTCGGCAAGACCCGTATTTCCACCTTCATGGGTTGGCTGCCCTATGTGCTGCTTGCCCTGTTGCTGGTGCTGTCTCGCAGTGTCGAGTCCTTCAAGTCGCTGCTGACCTCGGTGAGTTTCGGCTTTTCCGATATTCTGGGAGAAACGGGTGTGTCCGGCAGTGTCGAGCCACTCTTCCTGCCCGGCGGCATCCTGCTGATCGTGGTGCTGATCACTGCGGTAATGCATCGCATGAAGGGTGCCGAGCTCAAGAATGCTTTCAGCGAGTCCACCCGCACTCTACTCGGTGCAGGTTTCGTGTTGATCTTCACCATCCCGATGGTGCGTATCCTGATCAACTCCGGCGTCAACGCTTCCGACCTGCCCTCTATGCCGGTGGCCATGGCAACTTTCGTGGCCAACAGTGTTGGCGATATCTACCCGCTGTTCGCGCCTGCTGTGGGCGGTCTGGGAGCCTTCATCGCCGGCTCCAATACGGTTTCCAACCTGATGCTGTCGGACTTCCAGTTCAATGTCGCCCAGCAGCTTGGCGTATCCACCGCACTGATGATTTCTCTGCAGGCCGTTGGTGCCGCCGCCGGTAACATGATCGCCATTCACAACGTGGTTGCTGCTTCAGCCACTGTCGGGCTGCTGGGCCGCGAAGGCATCACCATCCGCAAGACGCTGCTGCCGACCCTGTACTACGTGATTGCCGCCGGCCTGATCGGTCTGATAGCGATGCAGGTGGTCGGGATATCGGACCCATTGATGGCCATCGAAGCCGCGGGCTAGACAGCAAGTGCGCAGCACAGAAACGCCGCCTCGGAGATGAGGCGGCGTTCTCGTCGCTGAAAGCTCGCCACTAGCTCGCCGCTAGCTCGTCACTACGGGGTTACTTACAGCTTATAACTTACCGCTTACTGCTCGAGCCGCTCGTAGCTCAGCCTATTCTTGCCAACCGGCTACGATGCAGCCTTGCCTTCGCCACATACCCTTCAACATTGTCCTTGAGCGCCGCTATTGTCTTGTCATCCAGTTCCCGGACCACCCGCGCGGGGGCTCCCACGATCAAGCTGTTGTCGGGAAACTCGGCACCCTCCTTGATCAGAGCGCCAGCGCCCACCAGGCAGTTCCTGCCGATTACCGCACCGTTGAGAACCACCGCTTGAATGCCAATCAGGCTACCCTCGCCAATGATACAACCATGCAACATGGCCTGGTGCCCTACCGTCACGTCCTGACCAACCCGCAACGGGAACCCCGGATCGGCGTGCAGCACGGCGCCGTCCTGGATATTGCTGCGCTGTTGAATCTCGATGCTCTCCGTATCCCCACGTACCACTGCCTGGTACCAGATACTGGCGTCCTCGAATATGCGAACCTGGCCGATGACTTCAGCACTCTCGGCTACCAGAACGCTACGATGTATCTGCGGAGAATGATTACCCAACCGATAGATCGCCATCCTATGCTCCTTCCATGCACGCTCTTGGATCAATAAGAGTATGGCTACTTATTCAGGTGTTTGCCGCACACCAGGCGCCAATTTCACTGGCCACTCTACGCACATCCGACTCACCGACATCGAGATGTGTGACCATCCGCGTACGAGGACGTACCGCGACAAGGATATCGCGCTCGGCCAGCCATGCTTCGAGATCGGCACAGTAGGGTCTGGGTACGTTGACATAGACCATATTCGTCGCCTGCTCCGCTACCGAGATTCCCGGAACACAAGCCAACCACTCGCCCAGCAAGCGTGCATGACGATGGTCATCGGCCAGACGCTCGACATGATGCGTCAGCGCGTACTGACAAGCCGCCGCCAATAATCCAGATTGACGCATGCCGCCACCGAGTGTCTTGCGCCAACGGCGTGCCGCGCTGATGAAACGCTCTCCTCCCAGCAACAAGGCCCCCACTGGTGCGCCCAGCCCCTTGGAAAAGCATAACGTCACCGAGTCGAATCCCGCGCACAGCTCAGCCAGCGACTTGCCGGTCGCGACCGAAGCATTGAACAACCGAGCACCATCGAGATGGCTGGCAAGGCCACGTTCAGCAGCCAGTCCAGTCACGGTATTGATGTAGTCCTGGGGCAGGACCTTGCCATGAAAGGTGTTCTCCAGGCAGATCAGACGCGTGCGGGCATGATGGATATCATCGTCCTTGATCGCAGCGGCGATGTCCTCCAGTCCCATACGACCCTGGGCATCCTGGCTCAGCGGCTGTGGTTGGATACCGCCCAACACGGCCCCTCCACCGCCTTCATCGTGATAGATATGCGACAACTGACCGGCGATGTATTCATCACCACGCCCGCAGTGAACCAACAGCGCTGTCAGGTTGCTCTGAGTCGCAGAGGGAAAGAAAGCCGCTGCAGCAAACCCGGCACGGTCGGCCACTTCCATCTCCAGCATGCGGACACTGGGATCATCCCCCCAGACATCATCACCCACCGCCGCCCGAGCCATTGTCGCGAGCATAGCCTCCGTCGGCCGTGTCACCGTGTCACTGCGTAGATCGATCATGTCGTCCT
This Halomonas huangheensis DNA region includes the following protein-coding sequences:
- a CDS encoding L-lactate permease, which translates into the protein MTDTTLALLAFVPLILAGILLIGLRMAARIAMPIVFVVTALIALLAWDMTMTRVIASTLQGLILTVAILWIIFGAILLLNTLKHSGGITAIRNGFSGISPDRRVQAIIVAWLFGCFIEGASGFGTPAAVAAPLMVALGFPALAAVTVGMMIQSTPVSFGAVGTPIVVGVSGGVDRAGITSALEAGGSSWLDYFHLIAGEVALVHAVVGVFMPLIMVMVMVRFFGANRSWKEGLSIAPFAIFAGVAFVVPYALAGVFLGPEFPSMIGAMVGLAIVVPAARRGFLIPTENWDFPDSKQWPDHWIGKLSIKTDEVVGKTRISTFMGWLPYVLLALLLVLSRSVESFKSLLTSVSFGFSDILGETGVSGSVEPLFLPGGILLIVVLITAVMHRMKGAELKNAFSESTRTLLGAGFVLIFTIPMVRILINSGVNASDLPSMPVAMATFVANSVGDIYPLFAPAVGGLGAFIAGSNTVSNLMLSDFQFNVAQQLGVSTALMISLQAVGAAAGNMIAIHNVVAASATVGLLGREGITIRKTLLPTLYYVIAAGLIGLIAMQVVGISDPLMAIEAAG
- a CDS encoding gamma carbonic anhydrase family protein, whose product is MAIYRLGNHSPQIHRSVLVAESAEVIGQVRIFEDASIWYQAVVRGDTESIEIQQRSNIQDGAVLHADPGFPLRVGQDVTVGHQAMLHGCIIGEGSLIGIQAVVLNGAVIGRNCLVGAGALIKEGAEFPDNSLIVGAPARVVRELDDKTIAALKDNVEGYVAKARLHRSRLARIG
- the ltaE gene encoding low-specificity L-threonine aldolase — translated: MIDLRSDTVTRPTEAMLATMARAAVGDDVWGDDPSVRMLEMEVADRAGFAAAAFFPSATQSNLTALLVHCGRGDEYIAGQLSHIYHDEGGGGAVLGGIQPQPLSQDAQGRMGLEDIAAAIKDDDIHHARTRLICLENTFHGKVLPQDYINTVTGLAAERGLASHLDGARLFNASVATGKSLAELCAGFDSVTLCFSKGLGAPVGALLLGGERFISAARRWRKTLGGGMRQSGLLAAACQYALTHHVERLADDHRHARLLGEWLACVPGISVAEQATNMVYVNVPRPYCADLEAWLAERDILVAVRPRTRMVTHLDVGESDVRRVASEIGAWCAANT